A portion of the Cygnus olor isolate bCygOlo1 chromosome 15, bCygOlo1.pri.v2, whole genome shotgun sequence genome contains these proteins:
- the LOC121078260 gene encoding LOW QUALITY PROTEIN: mesothelin-like (The sequence of the model RefSeq protein was modified relative to this genomic sequence to represent the inferred CDS: inserted 1 base in 1 codon; deleted 2 bases in 1 codon; substituted 3 bases at 3 genomic stop codons), whose product MGTLKTSAEMLPLLPRLGFLLLVGWLAADTASAETYLCSSSPVNETAVCASVKSLPDRFVCYLSPSAVNNLSRDDALSLAHRITKNCPLNVKHRGINRERAPSFLTTEELQVASSLVSKFEHFTPAILRELGQVAVGLSVSDIENKISDEDLEESLPALGEVRGWNADQSSAIINKLLRSGYQISDGQSLAKLGSLVAGLSSSTLQSLPPEVILEAIKLPEFVQQLVTLPPALKRTFVEMISSSVSHPAELVKHIPDALASYIPKSLLVFDEKPSIEDLNRKMWTREQAAMFFSDVIKREPDFSRLSQSVLQGYTCAVANEIGIERVQQLAKAMKKKNVQLGEDQLSCLVKMVTLHGIPKDLDSYPKDLLLFLSPSDYAATGSCKQYFASVGKANLDLLQRESPERKQLLLEALACLKISGTQVNEENAEILGHLVCDLGEEYIRSSGGSVLKQLSQCESFLPDQEEAIKSVISSGNTTFGPPSVWSASTLNELGGLIPVFDHSILQRIPKNALTLWLKNFAHDSPLSREQLATIVEEILPSRHKRASGCPDDKKITEAVLNQXPDAYMYTPXELRACLKNVSLENHLSQILTYAFSKEQLAVLKENLDQTYPDGYPQSYSPKLGLFINSATVEEIKRWRITSPNTLAFLFWLKLTSEKKXLCFXATALIERYVALGNPLDATALKAIDRKHLCLLNATLLNMIDSNSLKLVSLNLSSCSQLTKDILYAKAKRAFSDQHYLPSYYTHIEPYLGGAPGVDLRALSKDNVNMKVDTLAKLRRDSLMSLTPAEVKGLLGVNLRDLVKWQNKAPIQEWVRTRKQAELDKLGIGLTGGTQEGYMIVVTPQFQPPSSSALGTVAMAAHLLPALLLSFLTTMALS is encoded by the exons ATGGGCACTCTAAAGAcctctgcagaaatgctgccCTTGCTCCCACGGCTTGGCTTCCTCCTTTTGGTTG GTTGGCTGGCAGCTGATACAGCTTCTGCTGAGACATACCTG TGCTCCAGCTCCCCTGTCAATG AAACTGCCGTGTGTGCTTCAGTGAAAAG TCTCCCAGACAGATTTGTTTGCTACCTGAGCCCCTCCGCAGTGAACAACCTGAGCAGAGACGATGCTTTAAGCTTGGCCCACAGGATCACTAAGAACTGCCCGTTGAACGTGAAACACAGAGGAATAAATAGAGAGAGAGCTCCCTCCTTCCTGACGACAGAGGAACTGCAG GTTGCATCTTCCTTGGTGAGCAAGTTTGAGCATTTCACTCCTGCAATCCTGCGTGAATTGGGCCAGGTTGCTGTTGGGCTGTCCGTATCTGACATcgaaaataaaataagtgatGAAGACCTTGAGGAATCTCTTCCTGCCCTGGGTGAAGTTCGTGGCTGGAATGCTGACCAGTCCAGTGCTATTATCAATAAACTGCTCCGCTCTGGCTATCAG ATTTCAGATGGACAGAGCTTGGCAAAGCTAGGGAGCTTGGTGGctggcctcagcagcagcacgctTCAAAGTCTCCCTCCAGAAGTGATCTTGGAAGCCATTAAGTTGCCTGAGTTTGTCCAGCAGTTGGTGACCCTGCCCCCTGCTCTGAAAAGGACATTTGTGGAAATG attTCTTCCAGTGTAAGCCACCCTGCTGAGTTGGTTAAACATATCCCTGATGCTCTGGCTAGTTACATCCCAAAATCATTGCTTGTTTTTGATGAGAAGCCCAGTATTGAAGAtctcaacagaaaaatgtggaCCCGAGAACAG GCTGCCATGTTTTTCAGTGATGTGATAAAGAGAGAGCCCGACTTCAGCAG GCTTTCTCAGTCAGTTCTCCAAGGCTACACATGCGCAGTTGCCAATGAAATAGGAATAGAAAGAGTTCAGCAGCTGGCCAAAGCCATGAAGAAGAAGAATGTCCAGCTAGGAGAAGACCAG CTGAGTTGCTTAGTGAAGATGGTGACGCTGCATGGGATTCCCAAGGATTTAGATAGCTATCCAAAAGACCTGTTGCTATTTTTAAG TCCTTCAGACTACGCAGCAACAGGAAGCTGTAAGCAGTACTTTGCTAGTGTTGGGAAAGCCAATCTTGATCTTCTGCAAAGAGAGTCGCCTGAGCGAAAACAGCTGCTGTTGGAAGCTTTAGCATGTCTG A AAATTTCTGGAACACAAGTGAACGAGGAAAATGCAGAGATTCTGGGTCATCTGGTCTGTGACCTGGGTGAAGAGTACATTAGAAGTTCTGGTGGGAGTGTGCTGAAGCAGTTAAGCCAGTGTGAATCTTTCCTGCCTGATCAAGAAGAGGCTATTAAGAGTGTGATCAGCAGTGGTAACACTACATTTGG GCCTCCTTCAGTGTGGTCAGCTTCTACCTTGAATGAGCTTGGTGGGTTGATTCCTGTATTTGATCACAGCATCTTGCAGAGGATCCCCAAG AATGCTTTAACTCTTTGGCTGAAAAACTTTGCACATGATTCGCCTTTGTCAAGGGAACAGCTGGCCACCATTGTTGAAGAAATCCTGCCTTCTAGGCACAAGCGTGCTAGTG gttgcccagatgACAAGAAGATAACAGAGGCAGTTCTTAACCAATGACCTGATGCCTATATGTATACAC GAGAGTTACGTGCTTGCCTGAAGAATGTCTCTCTGGAGAATCACCTCTCTCAGATCCTGACCTATGCCTTCAGTAAAGAGCAATTGGCTGTGCTGAAGGAGAATCTGGATCAG ACATACCCTGATGGGTATCCT CAGTCCTACTCTCCCAAACTGGGCCTCTTCATTAATTCTGCCACCGTGGAGGAAATTAAAAGATGGAGGATAACTTCACCTAACACTCTGGCTTTCTT ATTCTGGCTAAAgttaacttctgaaaaaaaataattgtgtttctAGGCTACTGCACTGATTGAACGTTATGTTGCCTTGGGAAATCCCTTGGACGCCACTGCACTGAAAGCAATTGATAGAAAACACTTGTGCCTTCTAAATGCAACTTTGCTGAATATGATAGACTCCAACAGCTTGAA ACTGGTTTCTCTGAATCTTTCATCCTGTTCACAGCTTACGAAAGACATCTTATATGCTAAAGCAAAACGTGCTTTCTCAGACCAGCACTATTTACCTTCTTACTATACGCACATTGAACCATATCTAG GTGGTGCTCCTGGCGTGGATCTCAGAGCCCTAAGCAAGGACAACGTGAACATGAAAGTTGATACTCTGGCAAAGTTAAGAAGAGACTCTTTGATG AGCCTGACGCCTGCTGAAGTTAAGGGCTTGCTGGGGGTAAATCTTCGTGATCTGGTGAAATGGCAGAACAAGGCTCCCATCCAGGAGTGGGTCCGAACACGGAAACAAGCAGAACTGGATAAACTGGGCATTGGGCTCACTGGGGGAACACAAGAAGGCTACATGATCGTCGTCACACCTCAATTTCAGC CACCATCCTCATCCGCTCTGGGCACTGTGGCTATGGCAGCCCACCTCTTGCCTGCTCTGCTTCTCAGTTTCCTGACGACAATGGCCTTGTCTTGA